A stretch of the Alphaproteobacteria bacterium genome encodes the following:
- a CDS encoding IS6 family transposase → MIQISFKRHRFSPEIIQHAVWLYARFTLSFRDVEDLLAERGIDVSNETVRRWFLKFGRLVAVNLRRGRPRASARWHLDEMVIKIRGRKHWLWRAVDDEGEVLDFLVQPRRCARSAQRLLRKLLKKQGFAPKRIITDKLKSYVVAIRKERLSVVHDQGLRANNRAENSHQPVRRRERKQQRFKSPGSAQRFLSIHAAVYNAFYVQRHLLHRRFFKQFRAETFSVWNQSWLAV, encoded by the coding sequence ATGATCCAAATATCCTTCAAGCGACATCGGTTTTCGCCGGAGATTATCCAGCACGCGGTCTGGCTTTACGCTCGGTTCACCCTGTCGTTTCGTGATGTCGAGGACCTGCTGGCCGAACGTGGCATTGATGTATCTAACGAGACCGTAAGACGCTGGTTCCTGAAATTCGGCCGATTGGTCGCCGTCAATCTTCGCCGCGGCCGTCCGCGCGCCAGTGCGCGCTGGCACCTCGACGAGATGGTTATCAAGATCCGTGGCCGGAAACATTGGCTGTGGCGGGCGGTCGATGACGAGGGCGAGGTGCTTGACTTCCTAGTCCAGCCACGGCGCTGCGCTCGATCGGCCCAGAGACTGTTGCGAAAGCTGTTGAAGAAGCAGGGCTTTGCGCCGAAGCGGATCATCACGGACAAGCTCAAATCCTATGTCGTCGCCATCCGTAAAGAGCGGCTGTCCGTGGTCCATGATCAGGGATTGCGGGCAAACAATCGCGCTGAAAACTCGCACCAGCCGGTTCGACGACGCGAACGAAAACAGCAGCGGTTTAAGTCGCCGGGATCCGCCCAACGGTTCCTGTCGATCCACGCCGCCGTCTACAACGCCTTTTACGTCCAACGCCATCTTCTGCACCGCCGATTCTTTAAACAGTTTCGAGCCGAGACGTTCTCTGTCTGGAATCAAAGTTGGCTTGCGGTCTGA